A stretch of DNA from Acidobacteriota bacterium:
GCCCTGCCCCTACAAACTTGTGCGGGCCGCTGGGAGGCTGGCGGCCACAGAATTGTTAGATCGGCTGATTGCCGAGAGCTTCGCTGAAGTAGTGATAGAGGTCGTTGTAGTCGACCAACGCCCGATTGAGGATAAGCGGCAATTGCTTGATGTCGCGCGTGTTTATGATGAGATTCAAGTTGCGCAGGAAGGCTTCGTGGGCGTTCATTGTCGTGCCGGCGTCCTCGAGCGAGATGAGGTACAGCTTGCGGCGTTCGGACGAGTACATAGCGTTTGCCTTTTGCTGAATGATCGCGGCACCACCAAGCTCAGCGGCAAAATCCGGCGAGAAAATCATCACACCCGTCTTACCCTCGCGAAGCCTTTCATTGGCTTGGGCCGGCGTCTCGGCGATATAGACCTTATAACCCGCTCCGGTCAGGACGGAAGCCACTTCATCACGCTTTTCACCGAGGCAGAGAAGGACGCGTCGGGCCTTTTTGCCGACCTCGTCGTCCTTATCGAGCGCCGTGCCGCCGT
This window harbors:
- a CDS encoding zinc-ribbon domain-containing protein; the encoded protein is MIIRCDNCSVSLQVDETKIPTTIFTVRCPRCSNMLRANKDSAAAASAASQLEASKPAPPAANSPAEFEEKESEQEINQALRSLLSALKHGGTALDKDDEVGKKARRVLLCLGEKRDEVASVLTGAGYKVYIAETPAQANERLREGKTGVMIFSPDFAAELGGAAIIQQKANAMYSSERRKLYLISLEDAGTTMNAHEAFLRNLNLIINTRDIKQLPLILNRALVDYNDLYHYFSEALGNQPI